A window of the Paenibacillus woosongensis genome harbors these coding sequences:
- the mnmA gene encoding tRNA 2-thiouridine(34) synthase MnmA: protein MSGSNSETRIVVGMSGGVDSSVTALLLKQQGYDVIGIFMKNWDDTDEFGRCTAEEDAEDVRRVCEQIDIPYYTVNFEKEYYDKVFAYFLEEYKRGRTPNPDVMCNREIKFGEFLNKAMDLGADYVATGHYARVVQEHDGQYKLLRGVDSNKDQTYFLNALNQAQLAKAMFPIGHLPKPEVRRIAEEAGLYTAKKKDSTGVCFIGERNFREFLSQYLPAQSGDMVDIVTGEVKGRHDGLMYYTLGQRQGLGIGGSGSGEPWFVAEKDLQNNILYVVQGDKHPSLYSTGLVASGVNWIAGADKLPDKPFKCVAKFRYRQQDQGVTLIPREDGTMFVAFDQPQKAITPGQAVVFYDGDECLGGGTIEAADKMPVPELGASLS from the coding sequence ATGTCTGGATCAAACAGCGAAACAAGAATTGTCGTCGGCATGTCCGGAGGCGTCGATTCCTCGGTAACGGCGCTGCTGCTCAAGCAGCAAGGATATGATGTTATCGGCATTTTCATGAAAAACTGGGATGATACCGATGAATTCGGCCGCTGTACGGCGGAGGAGGACGCCGAGGACGTACGGCGCGTCTGTGAGCAAATCGATATCCCTTACTATACCGTCAATTTCGAGAAGGAATATTATGATAAAGTATTTGCCTATTTTCTCGAAGAATATAAGCGCGGCCGCACGCCAAATCCGGATGTGATGTGCAACCGCGAGATCAAATTCGGGGAGTTCCTGAATAAGGCCATGGATTTGGGCGCCGATTACGTAGCCACAGGACACTACGCCCGTGTTGTGCAAGAACATGACGGCCAATATAAATTGCTGCGCGGCGTAGACAGCAACAAGGACCAAACCTATTTCCTTAATGCGCTGAATCAAGCGCAATTGGCCAAAGCGATGTTCCCCATCGGACATCTGCCCAAACCGGAAGTGCGCCGCATTGCTGAGGAGGCGGGACTCTATACTGCCAAGAAAAAAGACAGCACAGGAGTCTGCTTCATCGGTGAACGCAATTTCCGCGAATTTCTAAGCCAGTACCTGCCCGCCCAATCCGGAGATATGGTTGACATTGTAACGGGTGAAGTCAAAGGCCGGCATGACGGCCTCATGTATTACACGCTGGGGCAGCGCCAAGGCCTTGGCATCGGCGGATCGGGCAGCGGTGAGCCTTGGTTCGTGGCGGAAAAGGATTTGCAGAACAACATCCTTTACGTCGTGCAAGGGGACAAGCACCCAAGCCTGTATTCGACCGGTCTGGTCGCCTCGGGCGTAAACTGGATCGCAGGCGCGGACAAGCTGCCGGACAAGCCGTTCAAATGCGTGGCCAAGTTCCGGTACCGCCAGCAGGATCAAGGAGTAACCTTGATTCCGCGGGAAGACGGAACGATGTTTGTTGCCTTTGATCAGCCGCAAAAAGCGATTACCCCAGGCCAGGCGGTCGTCTTCTACGACGGCGACGAATGCTTGGGCGGCGGCACGATCGAAGCAGCTGACAAGATGCCTGTTCCTGAGTTGGGAGCGTCCCTAAGCTAA
- a CDS encoding GAF domain-containing protein: protein MFVSEKYAGTREEQYSVVKSQLRTLLEGEPNRVANLANAAALLNQFLEQINWVGFYLYEDGELVLGPFQGLPACIRIPLGRGVCGTAAMQRTTVLVDDVDQFPGHIACDAASRSEIVVPLIKNGELLGVLDIDSPITSRFDELDREQLEQFVEELVRHL from the coding sequence ATGTTCGTATCCGAAAAATATGCTGGAACCCGTGAAGAGCAATATTCCGTCGTCAAGTCGCAGCTGCGGACGCTGCTGGAAGGAGAGCCTAACCGAGTAGCCAATCTCGCTAATGCGGCGGCGCTGCTGAATCAATTTCTGGAGCAAATCAACTGGGTTGGCTTTTACTTGTATGAAGATGGCGAGCTCGTATTGGGTCCGTTTCAAGGATTGCCGGCCTGCATCCGGATTCCGCTGGGCAGGGGGGTATGCGGAACAGCGGCCATGCAGCGCACAACTGTGCTGGTGGATGATGTCGATCAGTTTCCCGGCCATATTGCCTGCGATGCCGCCTCCCGTTCGGAAATTGTCGTACCGTTAATCAAGAACGGCGAGTTGCTTGGCGTCCTGGATATCGACAGCCCGATTACCAGCCGGTTTGATGAGCTGGACCGCGAGCAGCTGGAGCAATTTGTGGAAGAGCTTGTGCGCCATCTGTAA
- a CDS encoding replication-associated recombination protein A: MDLFSYQQSSSPAGRLLADRMRPTTLDEYIGQEEIVGPGKLLRRAIEADQVSSILLYGPPGCGKTTLAHIISNHTQGEFVRLNAVDASVKDVREVIEKAQSDKSFYGTKTILFLDEVHRFNSSRQDALLPAVEKGTITFIGATTENPFHYVNGALMSRSTLFQLQPLTKEHSLMAMKRALTDKEKGLGFMHLEVDEEALLHIAAMANGDIRRALNALELAAMTTPPRPDGCVHITLEVAEESIRRPLVKADESTQYDVLSAFHKSIRGSSDAALFWFLYAVEKLGMDPMTFIRRLIAASSEDIGLANPQAMVQAVSALEAYRNNGWPEAKLNIAQAILFAVESPKSNAVTTAISKAMTAIEDAKSAEVPLHLRDTHYKGSAKLGHVGYKYPHDYPGHYVKQDYLPPNLAKRKFYEATEQGNESKIRHNQQIRQSKDMQ, encoded by the coding sequence ATGGATTTGTTCTCTTACCAGCAAAGCTCGAGCCCTGCCGGCAGGCTGCTTGCCGACCGGATGAGGCCGACGACGCTGGATGAATATATCGGGCAGGAAGAGATCGTGGGGCCGGGCAAGCTGCTGCGCAGGGCGATTGAAGCGGACCAGGTATCCTCGATTCTGCTGTATGGCCCCCCCGGCTGTGGGAAGACAACGCTTGCTCATATTATTTCCAATCATACGCAAGGAGAGTTTGTCCGGTTGAATGCCGTGGATGCTTCCGTTAAAGATGTGAGGGAAGTCATCGAGAAGGCGCAGAGCGATAAGTCCTTCTATGGAACGAAAACGATTCTGTTCTTAGACGAAGTGCACAGGTTCAACAGCTCGCGGCAGGATGCCCTGCTGCCGGCTGTAGAGAAGGGGACGATTACTTTTATCGGGGCGACAACGGAGAATCCGTTCCATTACGTGAACGGGGCTTTGATGAGCCGCTCGACCCTGTTCCAGCTGCAGCCCTTAACGAAAGAACATTCGCTCATGGCGATGAAACGGGCTTTGACGGATAAGGAGAAAGGGCTAGGCTTTATGCATCTTGAAGTGGACGAAGAGGCGCTGCTGCATATCGCGGCAATGGCGAACGGAGATATACGCCGGGCGCTGAACGCGCTGGAGCTGGCGGCGATGACGACGCCTCCCCGGCCGGACGGATGTGTCCACATTACTTTGGAGGTGGCAGAGGAATCGATCCGGCGCCCGCTCGTCAAGGCGGATGAATCCACGCAATATGACGTGCTGTCCGCGTTCCACAAGAGCATTCGCGGCTCCAGCGATGCGGCGCTGTTCTGGTTTCTGTATGCGGTGGAGAAGCTGGGGATGGACCCGATGACGTTCATCCGGCGGCTGATCGCCGCCAGCAGCGAGGATATCGGACTGGCGAATCCCCAGGCGATGGTTCAGGCGGTAAGCGCGTTGGAAGCGTACCGGAACAACGGCTGGCCGGAGGCGAAGTTGAACATCGCCCAGGCGATTCTGTTTGCGGTAGAGAGCCCGAAATCCAACGCTGTGACTACAGCAATCTCCAAAGCGATGACCGCCATCGAGGATGCGAAGTCGGCGGAGGTGCCTTTGCATTTGCGGGATACCCATTACAAGGGGTCCGCAAAGCTTGGGCATGTCGGCTATAAATATCCGCATGATTATCCAGGGCACTATGTGAAGCAGGATTATTTGCCGCCGAATTTGGCGAAGCGGAAGTTCTACGAGGCGACAGAGCAGGGGAATGAGAGCAAAATCCGCCATAACCAGCAAATTCGGCAGTCGAAGGACATGCAGTAG
- a CDS encoding CD3324 family protein, producing the protein MSYKNGKDVLPPRLLKELQRHIQGELLYIPKPEQSRASWGELSGSRTSIANRNEEIFRKHRSGLSVRDLAEMYYLSDESIRKILAKMRTAQKETSPSC; encoded by the coding sequence GTGAGCTACAAAAATGGGAAGGATGTGCTTCCCCCCCGATTGCTGAAGGAATTGCAGCGCCATATTCAAGGTGAGCTTCTCTATATCCCCAAACCGGAGCAAAGCCGTGCTTCCTGGGGAGAGCTAAGCGGTTCCCGCACATCGATTGCCAATCGGAATGAGGAAATATTTAGGAAGCATCGTTCAGGCCTATCGGTTAGAGATTTAGCCGAGATGTATTATCTCTCAGACGAGAGTATCCGCAAAATACTGGCCAAGATGCGCACCGCCCAGAAGGAAACATCACCCTCATGCTAA